Proteins encoded in a region of the Pigmentiphaga litoralis genome:
- a CDS encoding FAD-dependent monooxygenase, producing the protein MKSKPRIAIIGAGLGGTAGAALLAKAGFDVKLYEQAPAFARIGAGIHLGPNVMKIMRRIGIEDELNRMGSHPDFWYSRHWQTGDELAAIPLGDYALSHYGASYLTVHRGDFHAMMTAALPPGLLAFNKKLTEVKDLGDVVKLHFTDGTTEECDIVIGADGVNSKLRDALLGPELPKYSGYVGHRAVFPTPIDSGPLPYDMCVKWWSDDRHMMVYYVTEKRDEIYYVTGVPEAEWDMTKSWVPSSQEEMREAFDGWHPTVQSLINGTKEISKWPLLERDPLPLWSRGRIVLLGDACHPMKPHMAQGAAMAIEDAAMLVRCFQEVGAENHTLAFKLYEKNRTERASRVQKVSHDNTWLRTNENPDWCFGYDVFNVPLIQP; encoded by the coding sequence GTGAAGAGCAAACCAAGAATCGCAATCATCGGTGCCGGTTTGGGTGGCACCGCCGGCGCGGCGCTGCTGGCCAAGGCAGGCTTCGACGTCAAGCTGTACGAGCAGGCCCCGGCCTTTGCCCGCATCGGCGCCGGCATACACCTCGGCCCCAACGTCATGAAGATCATGCGCCGGATCGGGATCGAAGATGAACTGAACCGCATGGGCTCGCACCCCGACTTCTGGTACAGCCGCCACTGGCAGACCGGCGACGAACTGGCGGCGATCCCGCTGGGCGACTACGCGCTGTCGCATTACGGCGCCAGCTACCTGACGGTCCACCGCGGCGACTTCCACGCCATGATGACCGCCGCCCTGCCGCCCGGCCTGCTCGCCTTCAACAAGAAGCTGACCGAAGTGAAAGATCTGGGCGACGTGGTCAAGCTCCACTTCACCGACGGCACGACCGAAGAGTGCGACATCGTCATTGGCGCCGACGGCGTCAACTCCAAGCTGCGCGATGCGCTGCTTGGCCCCGAACTGCCCAAGTACAGCGGCTACGTCGGCCACCGCGCCGTATTTCCCACGCCGATCGACAGCGGCCCGCTGCCCTACGACATGTGCGTCAAGTGGTGGTCCGACGACCGTCACATGATGGTGTACTACGTTACCGAAAAGCGCGACGAAATCTACTATGTGACCGGCGTGCCGGAAGCCGAGTGGGACATGACGAAAAGCTGGGTGCCAAGCAGCCAGGAAGAAATGCGCGAAGCCTTCGACGGCTGGCACCCCACGGTGCAATCGCTGATCAACGGCACCAAGGAAATTTCGAAGTGGCCACTGCTGGAACGCGATCCGCTGCCCCTGTGGAGCCGCGGCCGCATCGTGCTGCTGGGCGACGCCTGCCACCCCATGAAGCCGCACATGGCGCAAGGCGCGGCCATGGCAATCGAAGATGCCGCGATGCTGGTTCGCTGCTTCCAGGAAGTCGGCGCCGAAAACCACACGCTGGCCTTCAAGCTGTACGAAAAGAACCGGACCGAGCGTGCCAGCCGCGTGCAGAAGGTGTCGCATGACAAC